The following is a genomic window from Marinihelvus fidelis.
TCATCGTCCTTCTCTCGTTTGCCCTGCTCGTGGGTTGCGCGGCGCAGCCGCCCGGCCCGGAAATCTTCGAATCCGCAGAGCGCGCCATTGCCGCCGCCGAGCAGGCGGGGGCCGAAGAGCTTTCGCCCGTTGAACTGCGTTTCGCCCGCGAGCGCTTGCAGCTGGCGAGAACCGCCGTTGAGAACCGCAAGTACGATGCCGCGCTGTTCGCGATCGAGCAGTCCGAGATCAACTCCGAACTCGCCATCGAGCAGTCACGCACGGCGCGCGAGCGCCGGCGGCTGAATGAACTGCGCCGCTCCAACGAAGAACTGCAGCAGGAACTGACCGGCATTTACGGGGAGGACTTCGAATGAATACCCCGCGTCTGCTGACCGTCGCCCTGGCCGCGGCCCTGCTGGCCGGCTGCCAGTCCGCGCCCAAGAAGGACCTGGCCCTGGAGCGTGTACGTAACCAGCTGAACCAGCTGGAGTCGGACGAGAACCTGGCCGGGCTCGCTCCGCTGGCCGTTGGCGAGGCCGAGCGCGCCCTGCGGGCCGCCGAGCAGGCCACCGGCGACGTTGAGCGCCAGCACCTGGTCTACATGGCCGAGCGCCGCATCCAGATCGCCCGCGCCATGGCCCAGCGCGAGCAGTTCCGCCAGGAGTACACCGCCCAGGACGCCGAGCGTGGCCGCATGCTGCTGAAAGCCAGCCAGCTGGAAACGGAACGCGCCCGCCAGGAAGCCGAGCAGGCCCGCCTGCTGTTCGCCGCGTCCAGTGAAGATGCCGAACGCCTGCGCCAGCAGAACCAGGCCGCGCTGGAGCAGGAGGCCGAGGCCGCCCGCCGCGCCCAGGAGGCCCAGGCCGAGGCCGAGCAGGCCCGCCGCCTGGCCGAGTCGCACGCGTCTGAAGCCGAATTGGCCCGCCGCGAGGCCGACCTGGCCGTCGCGCAGATGGGTACGCTCAAGCGCCAGCTGGAAAACCTGCAGCTGCGCGAGACCGAGAGCGGTGTGGTCGTCACGCTGGGCGATGTGCTGTTCGAGAGCAATGAAACAGCGCTGAAGGAAAGCGCGCGCGGCAGCCTGGTCGAAGTCGTCGACCTGCTGCAGACCGAGCCCGAGAAGGCCATCCGCATCGAGGGCCACACGGACAGCACCGGCAGCGCCCAGGCCAACCTTAACGTGTCACAGCGCCGCGCCGAGGCCGTCCGCGACGCCCTGGTCGAACTCGGTGTCGACGTCACCCGCATGAACGCCATCGGCATGGGCGAGGATTACCCCCTCGACAGCAACGAAACCGAAGAGGGCCGGGCGGTGAATCGCCGCGTGGACGTCATCCTGCTGGATGAGTGACGCGTTACGCGTGACGCGTGAAGCGGCTTAAGGAGCCGCCGCTTGCGGGATCATCGAGATTACGATAACGTGTGAGTCGTAATCATGGATTCCATCCACTTCAATACCGGGGTTCGCGAATGAGGCCAGCAGCATTGTCTGCTGCACACTGGCCGGAAGCGGGTTCCGCGAATCCAAATTTTTCCTACCTTGTCTATCGACTCACGGCGCGCGCGTCGGGTGTTGCCCGCGCGTGCGCGCCTGCATGCCAAATGGAGGACGCCAATGTTTGAACATCGCCAGCCTGAAATGCAGAGAATGCTGAAGGAAAACGAGGATTTTCGCCGTCTTTACAACCATCACCAGACGCTCGACAAGCGCGTGACGGCGGCCGAACTGGGTTCGGCACCGATGGAAGACCTGGCGCTGAACCAGCTGAAAAAGGAAAAACTGCGTTGCAAAGACCGGCTCGACCGGATGCTGTCGCAGCAAGTGCACTAGAGGAGGGGGGAAGCCACGGAAAACGGCCGGGGCGACCCGGCCGTTTTTCTTTTGGGCGGGCGGTATAATGCGCGCACTTTACGCCTTCTTGGTGATCCGTCATGAATGTTCACGACAGCGTCCTGGACCTGATCGGCGATACGCCCATCGTCCGGGTCAACCACTTCGATACCGGTCCCTGCGACCTCTACATCAAGCTTGAATCCCAAAACCCTGGTGGCTCCATCAAGGACCGCATCGGCCTGAAAATGATCGAGGACGCCGAGCGTGATGGTCGGCTAAAGCCCGGCGCGACGCTGGTGGAGGGCACGGCCGGCAATACCGGCCTGGGCCTGGCCCTGGTCGCGGCGCAGAAGGGCTACCGCCTGATCCTGGTGATCCCCGACAAGATGAGCCGGGAGAAGATCTCCAACCTGCGCGCCATGGGCGCCGAGGTGGTGCTCACCCGCTCCGATGTCGCCAAGGGTCACCCGGCCTACTACCAGGACCTGGCGAAGAAGCTGTCCGAGGACATCGACGGCGCGTTCTTCGTCAACCAGTTCGGCAACCCGTCCAACCCGGCCGCCCACGAGGAGGTCACCGGCCCCGAGATCTGGCGGCAGATGGGCGGCCAGCTCGACGCCCTGGTGCTGGGTGTCGGCTCCAGCGGCACGGCGACCGGCCTGTCGAAGTATTTCGCCCGCGAGGCACCGGAAGTCGAGCTGGTACTGGCCGACCCGGTAGGCTCCATCCTGGCCGAGTACATCAACGAAGGCCGCCTGAACGAGAAAAGCGGCAGCTGGCTGGTGGAAGGCATCGGCGAGGACTTCCTGCCGACGATCAGCGACTTCAGCCGCATTTCCCGCGCCTATGCCATCACCGACCGGGAGAGCATGGAGACCGGGCGCGAACTGCTGCGCCGCGAGGGCATCCTGGCCGGGTCATCCACCGGCACGCTGATGGCCGCGGCACTGCGCTACTGCCGCGAGCAGACCGAGAAGAAGACGGTGCTGACTTTCGCCTGCGATACCGGCAACCGTTATCTCTCCAAGCTGTACAGCGATTTCTGGATGCGTGACCAGGGCTTCGACGAGCGCGAAACCCATGGCGACCTGCGCGACCTGGTGGCACGGCCGTTCGCCAGCCACGATACCGTCACCGTCGGCCCGGACGAACCGCTGGCCAATGCCTACCAGCGCATGAAGCTGTACGACGTATCGCAGCTGCCCGTGGTGGAGGATGACGACATCGTCGGCATCATTGACGAATCCGACCTGCTGATGGCGGTTCTGGGTGACGACTTCGACCAGCCCGTTCGCGAGGCCATGGTCACCGATCTGAAGTTTGTCGACGTCAAGGACGAGGTGGGCTTCCTGCTGCCGATTTTCGCCCAGGACTACGTGGCCATCGTCAAGGACGGTGATAAGTTCATCGGCCTGATCACCCGGGTCGACCTGCTGCACCACCTGCGCCGCCGCGCGGACGACTGACCGTCAACCGGATCAAGGACACGCCATGAGTGACAAGAAATCAAGGGGCATCGGCACCCGCGCCATTCACGCCGGCCAGGCGCCCGACCCGTCGACCGGCGCCGTGATGACGCCGATCTACGCCACCTCGACCTACGCCCAACGCAGCCCGGGTGACCACCAGGGCTGGGAGTACTCGCGCTCGCACAACCCCACCCGCAAGGCCTACGAGGACTGCGTGGCCGACTTGGAAAGCGGCCAGCGTGGCCTGGCGTTCGCGTCGGGCATGGCGGCCACGTCCACGGTGCTGGAGTTACTGGATACCGGCGACCATGTCGTTGCCATGGATGACCTCTACGGCGGCACGTTCCGCGTCTTCCGCGGCGTGCGCGAGCGCAGCGCCGGCCTGTCGTTCACCTTTGCCGCCATCGAGGACCCTGACCGGTTGCGCCAGGCCATGCGCCCGGAAACGAAGCTGGTCTGGGTGGAAACCCCCACCAACCCGATGCTGAAGCTGGTGGATATCGCCCGGGTGGCCGATATCGCGCACGAGAACGGCGCGTTGCTGGTGGTCGACAACACCTTCGCCACGCCGTGCCTGCAGCGGCCGCTGGAACTGGGCGCCGATATCGTCGTGCATTCCGCCACCAAGTACCTGAACGGCCATTCCGACATGGTCGGCGGCCTGGCGATCACGGCCAGCGCGGAGCTGGGCGACCGCCTGTGGTATTTGCAGAACGCCACCGGCGCGATCCAGGGCCCGTTCGACAGCTTCCTGGCCCTGCGCGGCCTGAAGACGCTGCACCTGCGCATGGCCGCACACTGCGCCAATGCCCGCGCCATCGCCGAGACCCTTGCCGGAGATGACCGTGTCGAGCGCGTCATCTACCCGACGCTTGCCGGTCATGCCAACGGCCACCTGGTCGACGCGCAGATGGGCGGGCAGGGCGGTGGCATCGTCAGTATCGTGCCCCGTGGGGGCGCCGATGCCGCGCGCCGATTCATGGAGAATGTGAAGCTGTTTACCCTGGCCGAATCGCTGGGCGGGGTCGAAAGCCTGGTCAATCACCCGGCGGTGATGACCCATGCCTCGGTGCCGCGCGAGCATCGCGAGGCGCTGGGGGTGACCGACGACCTGGTACGCCTGTCCGTGGGCGTCGAGGATCTCGACGACCTGCTGGCCGACCTGGACCAGGCGCTCGCGGCAGCCAACGGATAAAGGAGAACACCATGCGAATCACCCAAAGCCTGTCCGGCCTGTTGATACTGGCCTGTTCGATCCCGGCCACGGCGGGTGATTCCGCGTCGCCCGCCGATGCGTTCATGGCGGCGTTCGAGCCGCACTGCGGCCAGGCCTACGAGGGCCGGGTCGTGGTGGATGAGCCGTCAGAAGGCGACAACGCGTTCACCACCAGCACGCTGGTCATGCATGTCGCCGAATGCGGTGAGCAGGAGATTCGCATCCCGTTCTTCGTCGGCGACGATCGCAGCCGAACCTGGGTGCTGACGCAGACACCGGATGGGCTGCGCCTGAAGCACGACCACCGCCACGAGGACGGCAGCGAGGACGCGGTGACCTGGTATGGCGGCACCGCGACCGAGTCCGGCACGGCCACGCGCCAGGCCTTTCCGGTCGATGCCGAATCGGTCGCCATGTTCGAGCGCGAGGGGCTGGTGGCCTCGGTGAACAATGTCTGGGCCATGGAAATCGAGCCCGGCCAGCGCTTCATGTATGAACTGTCACGGCCCAGCGGCCGGCTGTTCCAGGTCGAGTTTGACCTGTCTGAACCCGTGGCCACGCCGCCACCGCCGTGGGGCGCCGAGACCGTTGCCGACCCGTCACAGCAACTGGTCTGGGCCGCCGCCACCAATGGTGAAGACATCAAGTGGCGCGAAGCCGTGGACTACTGTGCCGACCTGGAGCTCGCCGGTCACGACGACTGGCGACTGCCCTCCCTGGCCGAGCTGGAAACCCTGCACCAGGCCGACGCGCGCGGTGGGGAGAGCATTCGCAGCCCCTTCGCTATCGGCGGCTGTTGCCTGTGGAGCAACGAGTCACTGGTCGACCGGCCGGCCGAGGATGGCGATGAAATCGGCGGCAGCCCGGACCGCTACCAGTGGGGGCTGATGTTTGACGGCAAACTGCACTACTACGCCGTGGATATCTTCGATGACGGCCGCGCCCTGTGCGTGCGCGAGCCCGGCTCACCGGGCGCGGCTCACCAGTAGCCGATTAGCCGCCCGCAGGTCACCACGCCCAGCCAGGTCAGCAGCGACACCGCGCCGCTGACGCGCAGCACGGCGACATCACCAGACGCCGCGGCCTGGCCGGTTTTTGCGCGTTGCCAAGCGCCCAGGCGCTGCACCACCAGCACATTCACCAGCGCCACGCCGATCAGCGGGAACTTGGTGTAGAGGAACGGGTTGCCGTGGTACTCAGTGGTGTTGAACGACAGCATCATCACGCCGCTGATGGCAGCCAGCACGAAACCGATGACGGCCAGCGGCACGGTCGCGCGCACCAGCGGGGCGGTGCCGATCGAGCGCCAGGCGCCCATCAACCGCAGGTCCAGGATCAGCACCGACCCGAACAGGGTCGCGATCCCCAGGATATGGGCCAGGTTCAGAAGTCCGTACGTCCAGATGCCCATGCCGCGCAGCACCTGCGCCAGCGCGGAGCCTTCCAGCCAGGCCATCCACTCGTACATGGCTTCGGCTTACTCCGGTGGGTAGACGTCGAACACCTGGTCGTCCCAGACCACGCGCCGGACCTTGGCCTCGAACAGGTCGGGGTCTTCGTTGCGTTCGCCGTAAACGGTGACGGTGGCGCCTTCCGGGATGATGTCCTCGCGCAGGCCGGCGCGGTGGGTGCGCGGCCCCGGCGCCAGGGTGATATCCCATACTTGGCCTTCGGCGTCGCGAATCTGCATGGTGCCGTGGGCGCCCGCGAGTTTGACCCCGGTGACCACGGTGCCCGTGACCTCGATATCACCGGCAGTGTTGCCGGACCAGCCGTGGTGGGCGAAGGCCGGCATGGTGGCCAGCACCAGGGTCAGCAGCATGGCGGCAAGGCCGGTGGCTGCGTTGCGTTTCAGTGACATGGCGGCGCTCCCGTTGTGTGGTGACCCGATGATATCAGGTCACCCGCCGGAAGCACGGTGGTCAGCTGCCGGTCACCTGCACGTGATCGAGCAGCCCTTCGAGCTCAAGGGCGATACGCTGGCGCTGGTATGCCAGGGTCGCACGGCACAGAATGGTCGCCGCGCCCAGCGCAACCAGCGCGGCGGGTATCGCCAGCCATCCAGCCAGGCCATAGCCCAGCACCAGCGCCGGCATGCCCAGACCCATGCCCCAGCCCATCGCATGGCCATTGCGGACCTCGCTGATGTCCAGTGTCAGGGTGAGCAGTGAGGATCCGGGCCCGACCGGTGCCGCGACCAGTTCCAGGTGACCGAACTTCGCCAGCTCGTGACCGTGCCCGCTCATGTCCAGCGACCGTTCCAGCCGGCGTAACCAGCTCTTGTCCGCCGTCCACACCGCGTAGGACTTGCCCTTGCGGATGGGCCGGAGCTGCTCCTGGTCGCGCAAGCGGGCCTCGACACGTTCTTTCAGCCGCAGCGGGTCGCCATCAATCACGCGCTTGACCCGCACCCATGGCGGACCGATGAGTTTTGAAAGCCACGGCATGAGGTCGCGTGACCTGGGCGTCAGCGCCTCCGCGCGGACTTCGGCAATGGCACGCCGCACATGCCGGGCGTCGAGCCCGACCTCACCCGCGATCGAGACGATCTCGTCTTCGCTCATTTTGCGGCCACTGGATTCGCCCGCCGCGTACTGCAGCGCACTGGCGCGCGCGACAATCTGTTCCAGCTGTTCGGCCGGCAGGTCGAACGGCGCTGACTGCGTCGATGGATCGAGTTCTTCGTGCCCATCCACGGACTTCAGCCTGGGGCGTGCGTTGTTGTCTCCTGCCACGGTGGTTGCTCCTTTGCGGTGAACGATTCCAAAAGGTGATGCAAAAGCCGGGCCAATAATTAAGTCATTGAAATATACATGGAAAACATGGGTGTGCTGTGCTGTTCACCGCCAGGTGTGGCGAAAACTGCGAGAAAGTGGCTAGTCGGTTTCCTTATCCGGGAAAAGCGGCTGGGATGGCGGGGGTTCGGGTCTTAAGGATTGCCTGAACTCGTATTCGCGCATCGAGCCGATCTCGATGGCGGGGTGGTCACATGCGCTCAACCAGAAGCGTGACGCCTCTTGACCGGGAAAAAACAGGTAGGTTTTGCCCTCTTCAACCGCGGCGCCACATCCGTAGGCCGAGCCGCCTGTAAACATCGGTGTGCCGGTCGGCCACTCGCCTTTTACAACGTGGGCGGTCGTCACTTCGATACGCTGGGCTTTCTTGCACTGATAGCCGCTCGTTCCGGTCTTGCAATCCATCTCCTGCCATTCGGACCGGGATACCGTGGCCTGAATGATCACATCGGCGCCGTTCCAGAGGTCCTGCGCGTCGACGGGTGCACACATGCAGGCCAGGACATCGGCCGACAAAGTGACTGAAAGACACACGATGGCCCGGAAGAACAGGCCAATGCGATGGCCGGGGCTTTGCCGGGTCAGCACCAGGTCTATTCCTCCTTCTCCACCAGTTCCTCACCCACGGCGCCAGCATAGAACACCAGGATCTCGACCGGCTCGGGGTGCTCATTGATGCCCTGGTGCCAGGTGTGCACGGTCTCGGTAATGGTCTCGCCGGCCGACAGCTGCAGGGTTTCACCCGTGCGCGTGACCACCTTGAGTCGCCCGCTGAGCATGTAGCCGGCGTTGATCACCGGGTGCCGGTGCCAGGGCAGGATGGTGTTGCCGGGGATGGTGTACTTGAGAATGGTGATTTCCGGCGTGCCCTGGGGATAGCGCGGCAGGTCGACACCGTCCCAGCTGGTGGTTGTCCTGGCCAGTTCCTTAACCGTCACCGCCTTGGGGGCCTCGTCGCGCGCGATGGCCGGTGAGGCGACGCCCAGCACGAAGAGTGCCAGCAGGCCGGTACGTGTCGCGAGCATCATGACGGCGTCGACAGTTTCAGGCCGACGATGCCGGCAATGATCAGCATGACGCTGGCCATGCGTGCCACGGTAGCCGGCTCCTTGAACAACACGATGCCCAGGATCACGGTGCCGACCGCGCCGACACCCACCCAGACACTATAGGCCGTGCCAACCGGCAGTGATTTCATGGCCACCGCGAGCAGCCACACGCTGGCGGCCATGGAGGCCGCGGTGCCGATGCTCGGCCACAGACGGGTAAAGCCCTCGGTGTACTTCAGGCCGATGGCCCAGCCCACTTCCAGCAATCCGGCAAGAAAGAGAATTCCCCAGGCCATGTCGCCTCCAGTTGGGTGTCCGTTCTACGTTGGCGTTGACGTTTTCGACAGGCGGTCCGCGCGCCAGGCGCGCAGGTCCGGCTGCTCGCAGTACAAGTGCTCAATGTAGCCATTGCGCTCAAACCAGAATACCTCAAGGTCCCACAGGCAGAAGGAAAATCTTGAGGGATCTTCAATCCAGCCGTTCGGCGTTTGCACCGACACCGAGGTGAACAGTTCGTTGTCGTTGCCCCACCAGGCCAGCACCAGGTACGCGCAGGACGCCCCTTCGTGGAAGATGGCAAAGGCCGCCGTGGCCGGCCAGTCGATGTCACGCGCCGCCTTGATCTCTGACAGCCGTTCCCGGTAGGGCGCGGGGTCCACCGCGGCGCCGCTGGCGGAAATGGTGTACAGCTTGATGCCGTCTTCGTCACACCAGCCCGGTGCGCTTTCAATGGCCCTTGGGTGGAACATCGGTGTTCAGCCTATCAGCGTTGGAACGGCCCACATTGCCACAGCTGTCGGGAAATGTATCGCCTTGTTCAGCGCAGGCAGAAGATGTCCTCGACGCGGGTGTCGAGGGCCCGCGCCAGTTTCAGGGCCAGGATGGTGGAGGGAACGAAGACGCCGTTTTCCACGGTGTTAATGGTCTTGCGGCTGACGCCGATGGCCTCTGCCAGCTCTGCCTGGGTCATGCCCGCGGCAGAGCGCAGTGCTTTCAGTGTGTTATCCAGTTCGGGGTGCTCAGGCATTGACCCGCTCCAGGATGGCGAAGGCATAGAGCGGGACGGCCACGCCGGCCATCAGTACCAGCTGGGCGATATCGCCGCCGCTGAGCGGCCAGTACAGGTTGGCCGCGAACAGGGCACCGGCGGCCACCAGCATGGCCCAGTAGCCGGCGCTGAAGGCCCGGGCGCGGTTGGCCTGGACCAGTTCGTCTTCCAGCGCGGCGCGGTCCTGCGCCGAGGCCCTGCGCACCAGGTAGCGGCTTTTCGACAGCAGGAATACCAGCCCGGCGGCCCAGACCAGCAGGCCGGCCAGTGACACCGCCCGTGCGACCGGGCTGGCGCCATCGGCCAGGCGCGCGAACAGGTCCATGGACGGTATCTGCCAGACCAGGAAGCTGGAAGCCATAATCATTAACAGGACCCGGCGGCGCCGGGATTGTCGTTCGACGTCATTACTCATAGTAGTGCTCCGTTATGTAACTTACGGGTTACATTATGTCGAGCCATGAGTGTAACGTCAAGGTTACATATCGAACGCGACGTGATAACTGACCGTGGCCGTCGGGACCGTGGCCGAGAATCTGATCGCTTGGAAGTATTCAGCGGGTACACCGGGCAGGACCAGGCTGTCGATGGGGCGGAACCCAAACCGCCCGTAGTAATCCGGATCGCCCAGCAGCACGCACCCGGCGGCACCGGTTTCACGCAGGTTTTGAAGCGCCGCCCTGACCAGTGCGCTACCCACGCCGTTTCGTTGTTGCGCGGGCAGCACCGACACGGGTCCGAGTCCATACCAGCCGTCAGTGCCGTCGGACAGGCTGACGGGTGACAGGGCGATGTGGCCAAAGAGCTGCGATTCTGACGCGTGATCGGCCACGGCAACCAGGGAGACCGTCAGCGCACCGGCCTGGCGCAGGGCGTCAACGATTTTGGATTCCGTACCCGAACTGTGCACCGCGGTGGCGAAGGCCTGGTCTGTGATCGAGCGGATCGCGTCCTCATCGCCCGGTTGTTCCGCCCTGATCACAGTGCGGCAACGTGCCTTCTATTACCGGCCACCAGTCGTGCCGCAAGCCACGCCATCGGCAGGTAGGCGACCACCAGGTCCAGCGTCATGAACCACGGCGGCGCGGGCAACATCATCGCATTGGTGATGCCGCCGAGCAGGAAGAACACGCCGATGATCATCGCCACCAGGTAACGGCGCGTTTCGGCGATCAGGACCGCGACCAGGGCTCCGACGAAGGTGCCCAGGGCATGGGCCAGGAACGGAAAGACAAAGTGGCGCGGCTCGAACAGGTGCATCGAGGCCTTCAAGCCATCGACAGTAGTGACATCTGCGCCGGCCGGCGGCGGGATGATATTGCCGCTGAGCGTGACCAGGCCCATGTTGACCGCGCTGCCGACCAGCAGGCCAGCGACCACGGCGAGGATGTTGCGTACGGTGGTGTTCATGGTTTGTTCTCCCGT
Proteins encoded in this region:
- a CDS encoding DUF4398 domain-containing protein, whose product is MARFIVLLSFALLVGCAAQPPGPEIFESAERAIAAAEQAGAEELSPVELRFARERLQLARTAVENRKYDAALFAIEQSEINSELAIEQSRTARERRRLNELRRSNEELQQELTGIYGEDFE
- a CDS encoding OmpA family protein, with the protein product MNTPRLLTVALAAALLAGCQSAPKKDLALERVRNQLNQLESDENLAGLAPLAVGEAERALRAAEQATGDVERQHLVYMAERRIQIARAMAQREQFRQEYTAQDAERGRMLLKASQLETERARQEAEQARLLFAASSEDAERLRQQNQAALEQEAEAARRAQEAQAEAEQARRLAESHASEAELARREADLAVAQMGTLKRQLENLQLRETESGVVVTLGDVLFESNETALKESARGSLVEVVDLLQTEPEKAIRIEGHTDSTGSAQANLNVSQRRAEAVRDALVELGVDVTRMNAIGMGEDYPLDSNETEEGRAVNRRVDVILLDE
- a CDS encoding YdcH family protein produces the protein MFEHRQPEMQRMLKENEDFRRLYNHHQTLDKRVTAAELGSAPMEDLALNQLKKEKLRCKDRLDRMLSQQVH
- a CDS encoding pyridoxal-phosphate dependent enzyme; its protein translation is MNVHDSVLDLIGDTPIVRVNHFDTGPCDLYIKLESQNPGGSIKDRIGLKMIEDAERDGRLKPGATLVEGTAGNTGLGLALVAAQKGYRLILVIPDKMSREKISNLRAMGAEVVLTRSDVAKGHPAYYQDLAKKLSEDIDGAFFVNQFGNPSNPAAHEEVTGPEIWRQMGGQLDALVLGVGSSGTATGLSKYFAREAPEVELVLADPVGSILAEYINEGRLNEKSGSWLVEGIGEDFLPTISDFSRISRAYAITDRESMETGRELLRREGILAGSSTGTLMAAALRYCREQTEKKTVLTFACDTGNRYLSKLYSDFWMRDQGFDERETHGDLRDLVARPFASHDTVTVGPDEPLANAYQRMKLYDVSQLPVVEDDDIVGIIDESDLLMAVLGDDFDQPVREAMVTDLKFVDVKDEVGFLLPIFAQDYVAIVKDGDKFIGLITRVDLLHHLRRRADD
- a CDS encoding trans-sulfuration enzyme family protein, whose translation is MSDKKSRGIGTRAIHAGQAPDPSTGAVMTPIYATSTYAQRSPGDHQGWEYSRSHNPTRKAYEDCVADLESGQRGLAFASGMAATSTVLELLDTGDHVVAMDDLYGGTFRVFRGVRERSAGLSFTFAAIEDPDRLRQAMRPETKLVWVETPTNPMLKLVDIARVADIAHENGALLVVDNTFATPCLQRPLELGADIVVHSATKYLNGHSDMVGGLAITASAELGDRLWYLQNATGAIQGPFDSFLALRGLKTLHLRMAAHCANARAIAETLAGDDRVERVIYPTLAGHANGHLVDAQMGGQGGGIVSIVPRGGADAARRFMENVKLFTLAESLGGVESLVNHPAVMTHASVPREHREALGVTDDLVRLSVGVEDLDDLLADLDQALAAANG
- a CDS encoding Lcl domain-containing protein — its product is MRITQSLSGLLILACSIPATAGDSASPADAFMAAFEPHCGQAYEGRVVVDEPSEGDNAFTTSTLVMHVAECGEQEIRIPFFVGDDRSRTWVLTQTPDGLRLKHDHRHEDGSEDAVTWYGGTATESGTATRQAFPVDAESVAMFEREGLVASVNNVWAMEIEPGQRFMYELSRPSGRLFQVEFDLSEPVATPPPPWGAETVADPSQQLVWAAATNGEDIKWREAVDYCADLELAGHDDWRLPSLAELETLHQADARGGESIRSPFAIGGCCLWSNESLVDRPAEDGDEIGGSPDRYQWGLMFDGKLHYYAVDIFDDGRALCVREPGSPGAAHQ
- a CDS encoding cupin domain-containing protein; protein product: MMLATRTGLLALFVLGVASPAIARDEAPKAVTVKELARTTTSWDGVDLPRYPQGTPEITILKYTIPGNTILPWHRHPVINAGYMLSGRLKVVTRTGETLQLSAGETITETVHTWHQGINEHPEPVEILVFYAGAVGEELVEKEE
- the sugE gene encoding quaternary ammonium compound efflux SMR transporter SugE, with product MAWGILFLAGLLEVGWAIGLKYTEGFTRLWPSIGTAASMAASVWLLAVAMKSLPVGTAYSVWVGVGAVGTVILGIVLFKEPATVARMASVMLIIAGIVGLKLSTPS
- a CDS encoding helix-turn-helix transcriptional regulator encodes the protein MPEHPELDNTLKALRSAAGMTQAELAEAIGVSRKTINTVENGVFVPSTILALKLARALDTRVEDIFCLR
- a CDS encoding GNAT family N-acetyltransferase — protein: MIRAEQPGDEDAIRSITDQAFATAVHSSGTESKIVDALRQAGALTVSLVAVADHASESQLFGHIALSPVSLSDGTDGWYGLGPVSVLPAQQRNGVGSALVRAALQNLRETGAAGCVLLGDPDYYGRFGFRPIDSLVLPGVPAEYFQAIRFSATVPTATVSYHVAFDM